actacatataatgctgtgatcacttcatataatgctGTGAACACTGCGTATAATGCCGattattaacataaggcagtcgtGGCGTTCCATATACTTTGCTATTTACTATGACGATAtatgggtcatttaaaaaaaaatgtcgaattttgaaattgaaaaggTGCGTTTACACGGTACGATTTTCAATCCGATTTCCATCCGACTTTTTACCTGTGATGTCGTTTCATCAAAAATCGCACCGTGTAAACACTAAAATCGGATGTTGTTTTGTTAATCAAAAAGTCGTTTCCAAATCGGTTGGTATACCCTATTTTCATCCGACAAATCGATTCAAAATCGCATCGTGTGAACGGAAAAACGACAAATCTGTACGATTTTCTGCAATTCTGATACTATAAAAGCAACACACAAAAGAAAAAATACtcaaagaaaatataaattttgaaaacatttgcCCTACATCATGGAGTTtcgacaccccccccccccccttttataagttgaaCATACTTTTGTTCAACACTATTGTTTAACGTTTAAATTTTTCAGCATGTTTGataattatttgataaatatctGTTCTGTTCTTTTCTTCACAAATCCTCGTTTAACTATCATATATATGATGATCTTGCTGACATAACATTTTCGACCTTTTTGAACTCTTCACGAACTTTAATGATGGCTGATACAGACGCAAGAGAAGAAAATGAAGATGATTTGGGAAAAGATGTCCTTCGTATAGAATTATACGAAGCAGAACCTGCACTATGGGATGTCCATAGTGCAGCGTACAGGGACAAATATGAGAGGAAAAAAATTGTGGATCGCATTGATTCTATTATGAAAATAGGAGGTATGAAGATAAATTAGttagttatttaatttaaattataaaaggCTGATTTGCAAGTAAAAATgtacataacaaatatatattttgtttcgaTGACTCATATTATACTCAAAAGACCATAATATATCTTTTCACTGCGAAAAGCTCAATCTCCGAAATCTCCTCTTTTCGCCACACGTTTCTTCATTTCACTCGAATTTCCTTGTAAAATTGAATGCTGCTTGTGGCTTCTTGTGAAATATAATGGATGCATGTGTAGTGGGGTATATCACGATAACAAATATCACTTAGTCGGTGATAAAATATGCAGTATTTTATATGTGTATGACTATTATATATTTACATTCTTTGTTATTATCAttaaaggtagataactcttaTAAAAGTTCAATACTTTTTATAAGGCACATTTAGGGTAAtaagtttttattcttttttttttttagaaatttatcaTGAGATATCATACATCCTTCTGAAACTGGACTTTccccatagttgttaatgtctgtgtcattttggtctttttgtggatggttgtctcattggcaatcataccatatcttcttttttatatttgtaaattatgttttctggttttgCATGCTTCTAGTTTTAATACGGAAATACTTCAAGACTTTCAAACAAACTCTTATCACGGAATAGTTACACACTAAAAGTTAACAGGGAATCAAATTGAATTATTGGCGATCAAAAGTATATTGTTGTCAATCctctttattaaaataaataaagaattaaattaaagtttatttttttatttggtcatatttttttcaattaattatttTGGATTTCTCTTGAATTTGTGTGAAATATACAGCATTTTAATGCAGAGTAACTCTTAGTTACACAAAAAAACGGGGCTATATCTCATTGACAGCCATATGTAAATTCTCACTAAATGATGCTGTATTTCagtatttttatataatatattctgATTTAAACTTGAGTTTAGGAGACTCTTCTTGATTATAAGTTAACTAAGACTATAAATACAGTTAGTGGAAAAAAATTGGTTCccacttacattttttttaaatatcgatTTAAGTTGAAATGAAATGACATTTTTTGAGTCGAAACTCACTGTTGTTCACTGACTGTACGTTTTCTATACATcgtttatttatatgaattagGTATTTAGCATGTTATAGTATTAATGAtcatacaatttatatttttttttatcaatgttattTTCAGCCgacaagattttgaaaaaagtgaACAACCTGAGAACCTATTACAAAAAGGAGGTTAATAAAGTTGATTGTTCCAAGAGAAGTGGTTCAGGGGTACATGACATCTACGAGAGTAAATGACCCATGTTCATACAGATGGACAAGTTTCTTAGACCACAAGTTCAAAAAAGAAAATCTGATTCGGTAATTACAAACAGTATTTTAAGCATATGTATTTCACTTGATTTAAGCACGCGTAAATAAACGAATATGAAAACACAACACAACACGGGCAGCATAAAATGTCCATCCAATATAGACCAAGTGGAAAACAAATGTTACGAAACAattaaagactttaaaattggtCTGTGCTGCGTGTTAACCTAGCACGCGGCATTTGATAGTTATAGTGTCTGTGTAAGGTGACATGTTTTCATGCTAATTGTTACATTTGTACCTAGTGACCTAGCATGTAGCATGCTAGTCTAGTATAAAATCAGTGCATTAATATATTCATAAACCATTATCAAGTTTTCgacctgaatatgcatttaatttccTACTGCATGGACATTGAATAGTCATTCATCCAGTCAGCTAATTGAAATGCTTAATCTTGTTTATTATCCGACAAAGATTTCCACTGAAATTATAATTACACAGAAATAAACTCTGGTAGATAAACgtattatattcaaaataatcaTGTTACATGAAAACGTTTTGTCCTATAATATATTATTGGTAACAAAAAAAGAGAAATGTTTTCTCAGATATGTGTGAACAACTTTAGGTCAGTACAAATGTAGCTATTACAAATAATAGCACAAGCATACAGTAATGCAATGAAGTAACTGGACAGTCAATTTCCAACCTGCAATGAACTGAATATACAACACTTTTAATTAGCTTAAGACAGAACTTTATGCTGCCATGGTACCTGACCTACATTTGTGAAATATTCATTGTATTCTTCCCGTATATCACGGGCCTTAGATGAGCTGTGGTATCCTCCCCTTGCCATTGGTGGCATTAAAATATTGTCAGTTTCTTGTAATCCTAAGAAACTTTCAGGTCTTAAATAACTGTGCAGAGCACAACATGCCATGACCACATGTGTTACTTTTTCAGGTGATAATAAAATAGGGGCACGCATTACCCTGAAACGATTGCAAAGTATTCCGAATGCGTTTTCCACAATGCGTCGAGCTCTGGACAAACGATAATTGAAAATTCTCCGCGAATCATCAAGTCCTCCTCGTTGGGGATAAGGCCTCatgatattttcttttaatgGGAATGCCTCATCAGCAACAAAAACATATGGTGTTGGTTTATTTCGGCTTGGTAATGGTGTTGGTTCGGGAATGTTCAATGCATTGCATTCTAAAGCCTGGTTCAATGAACAATTTTGGAAAGTACCCCTATCACTGGTTCTGCCATTGGTTCCAACATCTACGTAAATAAACCTGTAGCTTGCGTCAACAGCTGCCATAAGTACTACACTGTGTGTACTCTTATAGTTGTAATAGTACGACCCACTATTATTTGGGGCTTGGATAACCACATGTTTTCCATCAACCGCTCCCAAGCAGTTAGGGAAATTCCATTTCTCATTGAAATCTTTTGCAATAGTTAACCATTCATGTGCAGATGATGGAacctataaaacaaaacaaaaacaagtctTTACCATATGAAGAGTGGTCCCATTTGCAATCATAACTCATTTTTGTCGaacctgcaacttttgttgcagaaagcgcgacatagggatagtgatccggcggcggcggcgatagctaactttttaaaagctttttaatcccgctgcaaatgtttgcacctgtcctaagtcaggaatctgatgtacagtagttgtcgtttgtttatgtaatatatacgtgtttctcgtttcttgtttttttatatagattagaccgttgtttttcccgtttgaatggttttacactagtaattttggggccctttatagcttgttgttcggtgtgagccaaggctccgtgttgaaggccgtacattgacctataatggtttacttatttttaaattgttatttggatggagagttgtctcattggcactcacaccacatcttcctatatctattatatattagAAGGTGGAAAACCtgtatgcttcatactttgtatatagatgcctcatgttacgaagtttccgtcagtaacatgtcaaatgtccttgacctcattttcattgttcagtgaccacttgaaaaaaaagttcagattctTTGTAATGTAGAAtttttcatgataaaattgtgttttggtgatgatgatgtgtttgtagatattactgTACTGAACACTCTTGCTGTTATAATATATctatctatttaaatatttttacgaaaattaccaaaattgatgaaaattgtttaaattgactataaagggcaataactccttaaggggtcaattgaccattttgcaCATTTcactaatttgtagatcttactttgctgaacataattgctgttttaagTTTGTTTCTATCATAATACAATTCAAGATTATCAccgaaaacagcaaaatttccgtaaaaattaccaattcaggggcagtaacccatcaaccggttgtccgattcaactgaaaatgtCAGGACAGACGGAATTTTACTTGTTAAACAATATGACCcccatgtaagatttgctctaaatgctttggtttcagagttataagccaaaatctacattttacattttacctctatgttctatttttagccattgcggccatcttggttggctggtcgggtcatcggacacatttttaaaactaaatactacaatgatgattatggccaagtttggttaaatttggtccactagtttcagaggagaagatttttgtaaaagttaacagacgacgccggacgccaagtgatgagaaaagctcacttgtccctttgGGCCAGACGAGctaaaaccataaatgtccgataaatgcaacaaaatctaaaatgaaatagccACTACCACATAAACTTcagtttttattaatattatccgaatttgaatcgtacacgtaacgaaataatcctTCCCTTGAAAATGTTCATCCGTATGACGTAGTGTTATGCCTAGACATAAAAAGTTGAACGAATATTAACAATAACTTAACTAGTACCATAactattttatttacaattaacTTTTTCATATTTCAGAACTTAACATTATTGAACGAGAATACAGAAGTCATTCAAGTGTTGGATGATTCAGACGTTAGCCCGTCACCCAGAAAGGCCAAACAAACAACTTCCGATGGGAAAAAAGTTAAAGTTAAGCTTGAAGATCAATTGATGTTCAAAGCCATTGAAAGCTTAAGTTCTACTGGAGAAGAAGAAACAGAGGACTATTGTTTCGGGAAGTTGGTTGGGAAATCACTCTCGTCAATGCCTAACACACGGACAAAGATGATGTTAAAACATAAGATACAAAATCTTATGTACGAGACACAGTTAATGTTTCTGCCTGCAGAAGTTCCAAACAACCAACTTTATCAAAACCCGTCGTCCTTCAATTTCAATCATTACCAGCCATTTGTCAATGAGGCACCTTTGCCAACTTTAATCCACAATACTCCATCTAAAACACAACAACCACAGTATCAGGCACTTGCCAATCAAACTCCTCCAGGAAGTCTTTTTAACCAACAGTTTCAGTACCAACGACAGTACCAATCATCCAGTTGCTCCACGAGCAGTGAAACGAATGACACCAGTGGACAAAACATATATACGGAACTTTAAATCTTTGCTTTTGAAATTCAtgttttttggtcatttttgttttcttaaattttgcCTTTAGCTGAAATATCAAGACTTCAGTCTTCAAAATGGCATGATGTTTAGTAAAAGGTGTGTAATTATTGTATGGTAAAGGATTAGCTGTCAATAAAGTAGCAGTATCAAAAAATTGTgaaaccaaaactgaccataaaattaaaattgttcatattttaaattatagaaattaccaaaaattaGTACAAatctattattatatatataaaaccaatACCAACACAACCTTATTGCGGACCTGGGaataaaagtgtaatgaaatatTTCGGTtcagtttttcaatatttttatttatacggaAGCAGTTATAGTCCACAATATGAAAGAAAGGAAAACATACACTTGTCAAAAACTAAGGAACAAGAATTGATTGTAGTTCTTCATCTCAAAAGCTAATGATGTCTTCATAATAGAGCTGTGAATCTTGTCTTGTAGACAGTGTTATTGATCATTTTACATTTCAAACTGCTATTATGAAAAGTGAGGAAAACaaactgtcccaagtcaggagcctcgtattcagtggctgtcgtttgttgatttgtaacatgtttttcgctcattttttgtacataaattagaccattagttttcttgtttgtttcaaatttgtcatttcggggtcttttatagctgactgtgcggtatgtgctttgctcattgttgaagaccgtacggttacctatagttgtaaatttctgtgtcatttggtttcttgtggagagctgtTTCATaagcaataataccacatctttttttttttatatacacctgtaatttttttttttattatacactGAAAATCAAATCTTTATTTAAGGTCATTACATTTTAGAGCCCGTAAATTAAGATACGATCCATGTATATTCGAATATACTTCTTATTGAAGCTTGCAaggtgcctgtcccaagtcagaagcttGATATTAAGTAGGGTTCGACACTAACGCTAGTCCGAGACTAGTTACTTTTGTATCGGACTAGTAAATGTCCGTGGCGCGGAAGCCCGAAGgttgtcgtcgttgtcgtctGTTACTCTACATAATTTctg
The window above is part of the Mytilus edulis chromosome 6, xbMytEdul2.2, whole genome shotgun sequence genome. Proteins encoded here:
- the LOC139527142 gene encoding putative nuclease HARBI1, encoding MAAVDASYRFIYVDVGTNGRTSDRGTFQNCSLNQALECNALNIPEPTPLPSRNKPTPYVFVADEAFPLKENIMRPYPQRGGLDDSRRIFNYRLSRARRIVENAFGILCNRFRVMRAPILLSPEKVTHVVMACCALHSYLRPESFLGLQETDNILMPPMARGGYHSSSKARDIREEYNEYFTNVGQVPWQHKVLS